CTGGTTCCCATTTGCAGAAATCTCATACAATCCTTCAGATAATCATTCCTTTGCCTTAAGCTACAGCAAACGTATTGACAGACCTTCTATGAATGATATGAATCCTACACGTGTTTTTCGTAACACCTACACATACACCGAAGGTAACGATAGACTTACACCATCGGTCATGGACAATTTGGAGTTTAACTATGTGTTTAAAGGAAATTTCTCTTTTAACCTGTATTATTATCACACATCTGATGCCATACAGAATCTGACTCAGGTAGTGGATGACTTGTTCACCAAGTATTCTCCAAAGAATTGTCTTACCATTAATACTTTTGGTACAGATGCTAGTTATAATTTCTCATTTGGAAAATTCAATTTGTATTCAAGTGTATCTATGTTCTACGTTAAAGCAAAATCTTACGTTGACGAGCTGGATGACAAAGATTTGCGAAGTCTGAATACATCTTTTTCTGCCAATTTAAGTTACCATTACAAAGTTTTGAACTTTTATGCGAACTATTATCATGTGCTTCCAGGAATAGAAGAATCCTTTCACACTGGAAACATCGATTGTGTCGGCTTAGGATGCAAGATTGATATTATTAAGAACAAACTTCTTTTGAATATACAAGCCCAAGACATCTTTAGTGGTACTAAGAGCAATAACAGAACTGAATATAAAGATTATGTCTTTAGAAACAGAATAAACAATGACAACACCTCATTCCGTGTGGGATTGACTTATAATTTCGGCAAGCAAAAAGCTAAAAAGGCAGATATAAACATCAGCAACAATGAAACTAATCGCTTGCCTGATATAAAGAAATAAGAAAATGAAAATTATACAAAGTTTTTGGACCGGCAACAAGAATAGTCTGACCGATAGTTATGGATGGCTTTTACCTATATTCAACTATCTGAGCTGGATTATTAGTTGTAATCAGTTACGACGTTATTATGATGATGTTACTTTGGTAACCGACAGTCAAGGATATGATGTTCTTATCAACAAATTGCACTTGCCATATACGGATGTAATCGAATCTCTTGACTGCCTGAATCATTATAATCCGAACTTGTGGTCATTGGCAAAAATTAAGGCCTACCAGTCTATAAAGGAACCATTTATCCATGTTGATGGCGATGTTTTCATTTGGACAAAAATTGATGAAAGCCTAAGGGATCATGAACTCATTGTCCGGAATGAAGAAACTACAACTGACTATTAAGGAAAGATGTGGCGT
This is a stretch of genomic DNA from Segatella hominis. It encodes these proteins:
- a CDS encoding DUF6734 family protein, which gives rise to MKIIQSFWTGNKNSLTDSYGWLLPIFNYLSWIISCNQLRRYYDDVTLVTDSQGYDVLINKLHLPYTDVIESLDCLNHYNPNLWSLAKIKAYQSIKEPFIHVDGDVFIWTKIDESLRDHELIVRNEETTTDY